TTCCCGCCGTTCGGCGTGAACCCCTTCGTGGGGGCCTCGGCACGGCCGAACGAGATCACCTACAGCGAGGATTGGCTGCGCCCGGACTTCCGTCCGAATCCGGCGCCGGCGCCAGAGCCCGCGGCCGCGGATGCCGTGTCGCACGCCGCCGAAGCGACCTCGACCGATCCGAATCTGGGGCTCTCCGGGCTGATGGTCCCGCAGGAAGGAGGGTCCTGATGGATGCGAAGATTCGAGGCCGGGTGACCGTCCTACTCGCAGCCGTGACGATGCTCATGTTGGTGACCGGGTGCGGGTCGTGGCGCGGTCTCAACTCGATCCCGATGCCGGGAACGAAGGGCGGCGGACCAGGCTCCTACACGATCCAGGCTCAGCTGCCCGATGTCTCGACGGTGCAGGAGAACTCACGCGTTCGAGTGGGTGACGTGAACGTGGGCACCGTGACCAAGATCGAACTGCAGAACATGCACGCCCTGCTCACCATCAGGCTCGACGGCGACGTCGATCTGCCGGCGAACACCACGGCCAAGGTCGGCCAGACGAGCCTGCTCGGGTCCACCCACATCGAGCTTGCCGCCCCGGCCGATCCGCAAGGGCGGTTGAGTGAGGGCGACGTGCTGCCCCTGGCGTCCGGTGCTGCATACCCCAACACGGAACAGACGCTCTCGGCGTTGTCGCTGCTGCTCAACGGCGGCGGCGTGGGCAAGCTGCAGGACATCACCACCGCCCTGAGCACCGCATTCACCGGGCGAGAACATGACCTGCGCGAGCTCATCAGCCAGTTCGACACGTTCATGACGCGGCTCAATTCCCAAACCGACGACATCATCGCGGCTACCGACAGCCTGAACAACCTGGCCGGCCAGGTTGCCGACCGGAAACCGGTGGTGAACAAGGCGTTGGCCACGGTTCCGGATGCTCTGACGGTCCTGAGCGACCAGCGCGAGATCCTCGCCGACGCAGCGGACAAGCTGGGCCAGTTCAGTGCCGTCGCCAATCAGGCCGTGAGCCAGAGCAAGGAGGCGTTGGTCGCCGAGCTCGAGGACCTCGGGCCGGTGTTGGAGGCCTTGGCCAACGCGGGGCCGGACATGACCCGCTCCCTGAGTCTGTTGACCACGTACCCGTGGGCCAAAGAGACGGCGGCGAACATGTTCCGCGGTGACTACGCGAACCTCACCGCCATCATCGACCTGACGCTGAGCCGCATCGACACCGGCTTCTTCACAGGGACACGTTGGGAGGGTGATCTCACCAAGCTCGAGCTCCAGTGGGGCCGGACCATCGGCCAGACCCCCAGCCCGTACACCGCGGGCAACCCCCTCGTCGTTCCCTACCAGGCCGATCAAGGACCGTAATCAATGCACCTCACTCGTCGAATTCGGATGCAGCTGACGGTCTTTGCCGTCGTCTCGGTGGTGGCGGGCGCGGTGATGATCTTCGGATACATCAACGTGCCGGCCATGTTCGGAATTGGCCGCTACGCGGTCACGGTCGAGCTGCCGGAAGCCGCCGGGCTGTACAAGGGCGGCAACGTCACCTATCGCGGTACCAAGGTGGGCCGGGTCGACGACGTCCGGTTGACCGACACCGGAGTCGAAGCGGTGCTCTCGCTGAATTCGGGAGTCGACATTCCCTCGGACCTGCGGGCCGAGGTACACAGCCAATCGGCGGTGGGCGAACAGTTCGTGGCGTTGCTCCCTCGGGACGGCGGGTCCGCGCCGCTCAAGGGTGACGACGTCATCACCCGCGACAACGTCACGGTGCCACCGGACATCAACGAGCTTGTCGATGCGACAAACAAGGGGCTGCAAGCGATTCCGCGCGACAACCTCAAGACCGCGGTGGACGAGGGTTATGTCGCCTTCGGGGGCCTGGGCCCGGACCTGGCACGGCTGGTGGACGGCAGCACCTCGTTGGCGATCGACGCCCGAAGGGATCTCGATTCCCTGACCACGCTCATCGATGAATCGGGACCGGTGCTCAACTCGCAAGTCGATTCCTCGGATTCGATTGCCGCGTGGGCCCGCAATGTCGCCAACCTGGCCGACCAGGTGAAAAATCACGATTCCGACGTGCGGAAGTTCCTGGACCGGGGTGCCGGGGCCGCCGATCAGGGCCGCGCGTTGTTCGACCGCGTGAATCCCACCCTTCCGGTGCTGCTGGCGAACCTGGTGAGTGTGGGCGAGGTTGCGCTCACCTACAACGCCGGCATCGAGCAGATTCTCGTGGTGCTGCCGGCCAGCGTCGCCTCCCTTCAGGCCGCAGGCATTGCGAACCGCGACACCAGACAGGACTACAAGGGCGCCTATCTCGACTTCAACCTCAACCTGAATCTGCCGCCCCCCTGCAACACCGGCTATCTCCCGGTGCAGCAACGCCGCCCGGCGGCACATACCGATGCGCCGGACCTG
This DNA window, taken from Mycolicibacterium sp. MU0050, encodes the following:
- a CDS encoding MCE family protein, yielding MDAKIRGRVTVLLAAVTMLMLVTGCGSWRGLNSIPMPGTKGGGPGSYTIQAQLPDVSTVQENSRVRVGDVNVGTVTKIELQNMHALLTIRLDGDVDLPANTTAKVGQTSLLGSTHIELAAPADPQGRLSEGDVLPLASGAAYPNTEQTLSALSLLLNGGGVGKLQDITTALSTAFTGREHDLRELISQFDTFMTRLNSQTDDIIAATDSLNNLAGQVADRKPVVNKALATVPDALTVLSDQREILADAADKLGQFSAVANQAVSQSKEALVAELEDLGPVLEALANAGPDMTRSLSLLTTYPWAKETAANMFRGDYANLTAIIDLTLSRIDTGFFTGTRWEGDLTKLELQWGRTIGQTPSPYTAGNPLVVPYQADQGP
- a CDS encoding MlaD family protein, which translates into the protein MHLTRRIRMQLTVFAVVSVVAGAVMIFGYINVPAMFGIGRYAVTVELPEAAGLYKGGNVTYRGTKVGRVDDVRLTDTGVEAVLSLNSGVDIPSDLRAEVHSQSAVGEQFVALLPRDGGSAPLKGDDVITRDNVTVPPDINELVDATNKGLQAIPRDNLKTAVDEGYVAFGGLGPDLARLVDGSTSLAIDARRDLDSLTTLIDESGPVLNSQVDSSDSIAAWARNVANLADQVKNHDSDVRKFLDRGAGAADQGRALFDRVNPTLPVLLANLVSVGEVALTYNAGIEQILVVLPASVASLQAAGIANRDTRQDYKGAYLDFNLNLNLPPPCNTGYLPVQQRRPAAHTDAPDLPEGDVYCRVPQDSQVLAVRGARNIPCLNAPGKRAPTAQLCESDEQYVPLNEGLNWKGDPNATLSGQAVPQLRPGQEAPASIPAPQYDPATGTYVGPDGKLYTQSNLARPVLGEQTWESMLVPPGR